In Palaemon carinicauda isolate YSFRI2023 chromosome 18, ASM3689809v2, whole genome shotgun sequence, a genomic segment contains:
- the LOC137657670 gene encoding cuticle protein 7-like isoform X2, with amino-acid sequence MTLQVLFLSCLMAAAVARPDSPPHDGYGYSAPAHQLTHGHEKHQKGMPFAFDYTVKDHYKGLDFGHDSNSDGNLETGKYYVLLPDGRTQIVTYTADHYNGYQAEVTYEGEAKYPEPEHYKPAPAYGHPAPAYGTPAPAYGHPAPAYGTPAPAYGHPEPAYGHPAPVYGAPSH; translated from the exons ATGACATTACAGGTCCTTTTCCTGAGCTGTCTAATGGCTGCCGCCGTTGCCCGGCCTGACAGCCCACCCCATGATGGCTACGGATACTCGGCTCCCGCTCACCAGTTGACCCACGGCCACGAGAAGCACCAG AAGGGTATGCCCTTTGCCTTTGACTACACCGTCAAGGATCACTACAAGGGCCTGGACTTCGGCCACGACTCCAACTCCGACGGGAACTTGGAGACCGGCAAGTACTACGTCCtcctccccgacggtcgcactcagatcgttacttacaccgccgatcactacaacggataccaggctgaggtcacttacgagggagaggCCAAGTACCCAGAACCCGAACATTACAAGCCTGCTCCAGCCTACGGCCATCCTGCCCCTGCTTACGGAACACCAGCTCCAGCCTACGGCCATCCTGCCCCTGCTTACGGAACGCCAGCCCCAGCCTACGGTCATCCTGAACCTGCTTATGGGCATCCAGCTCCTGTCTATGGTGCCCCCAGCCATTAA
- the LOC137657669 gene encoding cuticle protein 7-like isoform X1, producing MNSLAILLCCLATVALASPDTPGYGYPAPSHPVSYHAPEKHEKGMPFNFDYKVSDHYKGLDFGHNSNSDGNLVTGEYRVLLPDGRTQIVTYTADHYNGYQAEVRYEGEAKYPEPAPYHPEPSYGHPAPAYGHPTPAYGHPTPAYGHPTPAYGHPTPAYGHPTPAYGHPTPAYGAPKH from the exons ATGAACTCTCTG GCAATCCTGTTGTGCTGTTTGGCAACCGTGGCATTGGCTAGTCCAGACACGCCAGGTTACGGATACCCAGCCCCGTCTCATCCCGTTTCGTACCATGCTCCGGAGAAACATGAG AAGGGAATGCCTTTCAACTTCGACTACAAAGTCAGCGATCACTACAAAGGCCTAGACTTCGGCCACAACTCCAACTCCGACGGGAACTTGGTGACTGGCGAATACCGCGTCCtcctccccgacggtcgcactcAGATCGTCACTTACACCGCCGATCACTACAACGGATATCAGGCCGAAGTCAGGTACGAGGGCGAGGCCAAATACCCTGAACCAGCTCCCTACCATCCTGAGCCTTCCTATGGTCACCCAGCTCCAGCTTACGGTCACCCAACTCCAGCTTACGGTCACCCAACTCCAGCTTACGGTCACCCAACTCCAGCTTACGGTCACCCAACTCCAGCTTACGGTCACCCAACTCCAGCTTACGGTCACCCAACTCCAGCTTATGGAGCTCCCAAACATTAA
- the LOC137657195 gene encoding cuticle protein 7-like, with product MAAAVARPDSPPHDGYRYSAPAHQLTHGHEKHQKGMPFAFDYVVKDHYKGLDFAHDSNSDGNLVTGKYYVLLPDGRTQIVTYTADHYNGYQAEVTYEGKAKYPDPEHYKPAPAYGHPAPAYGTPAPSYGHPEPAYGHPALAYDAPSH from the exons ATGGCTGCCGCCGTTGCCCGGCCTGACAGCCCACCCCATGATGGCTACAGATACTCGGCTCCCGCTCACCAGTTGACCCACGGCCACGAGAAGCACCAG AAGGGTATGCCCTTCGCCTTTGACTACGTCGTCAAGGATCACTACAAGGGCCTAGACTTTGCCCACGACTCCAACTCCGACGGGAACTTGGTGACCGGCAAGTACTACGTCCtcctccccgacggtcgcactcAGATCGTCACTTACACTGCCGATCACTACAACGGATAccaggctgaggtcacttacgagggaaAGGCCAAGTACCCGGATCCAGAGCATTACAAGCCTGCTCCAGCCTACGGCCATCCTGCCCCTGCTTACGGAACACCAGCCCCATCCTACGGTCATCCTGAACCTGCTTATGGGCATCCAGCTCTGGCCTATGATGCCCCCAGCcattaa
- the LOC137657669 gene encoding cuticle protein 7-like isoform X2, with translation MNSLAILLCCLATVALASPDTPGYGYPAPSHPVSYHAPEKHEGMPFNFDYKVSDHYKGLDFGHNSNSDGNLVTGEYRVLLPDGRTQIVTYTADHYNGYQAEVRYEGEAKYPEPAPYHPEPSYGHPAPAYGHPTPAYGHPTPAYGHPTPAYGHPTPAYGHPTPAYGHPTPAYGAPKH, from the exons ATGAACTCTCTG GCAATCCTGTTGTGCTGTTTGGCAACCGTGGCATTGGCTAGTCCAGACACGCCAGGTTACGGATACCCAGCCCCGTCTCATCCCGTTTCGTACCATGCTCCGGAGAAACATGAG GGAATGCCTTTCAACTTCGACTACAAAGTCAGCGATCACTACAAAGGCCTAGACTTCGGCCACAACTCCAACTCCGACGGGAACTTGGTGACTGGCGAATACCGCGTCCtcctccccgacggtcgcactcAGATCGTCACTTACACCGCCGATCACTACAACGGATATCAGGCCGAAGTCAGGTACGAGGGCGAGGCCAAATACCCTGAACCAGCTCCCTACCATCCTGAGCCTTCCTATGGTCACCCAGCTCCAGCTTACGGTCACCCAACTCCAGCTTACGGTCACCCAACTCCAGCTTACGGTCACCCAACTCCAGCTTACGGTCACCCAACTCCAGCTTACGGTCACCCAACTCCAGCTTACGGTCACCCAACTCCAGCTTATGGAGCTCCCAAACATTAA
- the LOC137657676 gene encoding cuticle protein 7-like, giving the protein MAAAVARPDSPPHDGYGYSAPAHQLTHGHEKHQKGMPFAFDYAVKDHYKGLDFGHDSNSDGNLVTGKYYVALPDGRTQIVTYTADHYNGYQAEVTYEGEAKYPEPEHYKPAPAYGHPAPAYGTPAPAYGHPEPVYGAPAPSYGHPAPAYGH; this is encoded by the exons ATGGCTGCCGCCGTTGCCCGGCCTGACAGCCCACCCCATGATGGCTACGGATACTCTGCTCCCGCTCACCAGTTGACCCACGGCCACGAGAAGCACCAG AAGGGTATGCCCTTCGCCTTTGACTATGCTGTCAAAGATCATTACAAGGGCCTGGACTTCGGCCACGACTCCAACTCCGACGGGAACTTGGTGACCGGTAAATACTACGTCGCCCTACCCGACGGTCGCACTCAGATCGTCACTTACACCGCCGATCACTACAACGGATAccaggctgaggtcacttacgagggagaggCCAAGTACCCGGAACCCGAGCATTACAAGCCTGCTCCAGCCTACGGACATCCTGCCCCTGCTTACGGAACACCAGCTCCAGCCTACGGTCATCCTGAACCTGTTTATGGAGCACCAGCTCCATCCTACGGTCATCCAGCCCCTGCCTATGGTCATTAA
- the LOC137657670 gene encoding cuticle protein 7-like isoform X1: MNASVLFLSCLMAAAVARPDSPPHDGYGYSAPAHQLTHGHEKHQKGMPFAFDYTVKDHYKGLDFGHDSNSDGNLETGKYYVLLPDGRTQIVTYTADHYNGYQAEVTYEGEAKYPEPEHYKPAPAYGHPAPAYGTPAPAYGHPAPAYGTPAPAYGHPEPAYGHPAPVYGAPSH; this comes from the exons ATGAACGCTAGT GTCCTTTTCCTGAGCTGTCTAATGGCTGCCGCCGTTGCCCGGCCTGACAGCCCACCCCATGATGGCTACGGATACTCGGCTCCCGCTCACCAGTTGACCCACGGCCACGAGAAGCACCAG AAGGGTATGCCCTTTGCCTTTGACTACACCGTCAAGGATCACTACAAGGGCCTGGACTTCGGCCACGACTCCAACTCCGACGGGAACTTGGAGACCGGCAAGTACTACGTCCtcctccccgacggtcgcactcagatcgttacttacaccgccgatcactacaacggataccaggctgaggtcacttacgagggagaggCCAAGTACCCAGAACCCGAACATTACAAGCCTGCTCCAGCCTACGGCCATCCTGCCCCTGCTTACGGAACACCAGCTCCAGCCTACGGCCATCCTGCCCCTGCTTACGGAACGCCAGCCCCAGCCTACGGTCATCCTGAACCTGCTTATGGGCATCCAGCTCCTGTCTATGGTGCCCCCAGCCATTAA
- the LOC137657194 gene encoding cuticle protein 7-like gives MKLQVLFLSCLMAAAVARPDSPPHDGYGYSAPAHQLTHGHEKHQKGMPFAFDYTVKDHYKGLDFGEDSNSDRNLVTGKYYVLLPDGRTQIVTYTADHYNGYQAEVTYEGEAKYPEPEHYKPAPAYGHPAPAYGTPAPSYGHPEPVYGTPAPFYGHPEPVYGTPAPSYGHPEPIYGTPAPVYGAPEY, from the exons atgaaattacaggTCCTTTTCCTGAGCTGTCTAATGGCTGCCGCCGTTGCCCGGCCTGACAGCCCACCCCATGATGGCTACGGATACTCGGCTCCCGCTCACCAGTTGACCCACGGCCACGAGAAGCACCAG AAGGGTATGCCCTTTGCCTTTGACTACACCGTCAAGGATCACTACAAAGGCTTAGACTTCGGAGAAGACTCCAACTCCGATCGTAACTTGGTGACCGGCAAGTACTACGTCCtcctccccgacggtcgcactcAGATCGTCACTTACACCGCCGATCACTACAACGGATACCAGGCTGAGGTGACTTACGAGGGAGAGGCCAAGTACCCAGAACCCGAGCATTACAAGCCTGCTCCAGCCTACGGCCATCCTGCCCCTGCTTATGGAACACCAGCTCCATCCTATGGTCATCCTGAACCCGTTTACGGAACACCAGCTCCATTCTATGGTCATCCTGAACCCGTTTACGGAACACCAGCTCCATCCTATGGTCATCCTGAACCTATTTACGGAACACCAGCTCCTGTCTATGGAGCTCCCGAATACTGA